The window tttatctttgtttcaATTGCTGGAGTGatcttttgaattttagatGACTTTTTCCCGAACTGTGTAAGACAAACAGCACACGTTTTATGTAAACAGTCCGCCATTgtatatacaatttaataatttcgcGGACTTTCAACCGAGTTTTCACctaatttattaagatttttatggctaaaaataaatacttttgagcaaattttttttgactttgtcCAATCACTCAGAAGTTTTTAATGTCATAAATGGTGTCTACTAATGTATACCCAactattgaaaaagaaaaatcagaCCTGGGGAACAACTTAACTGGCGGTCACTCTGGTCCACAGTGAGGGTGCTATCAATCTGTAGTAGAAGATTGACAAGCTTTCCTTActatcttttttcaaattgattatatataataaaacgcaataaaatattatatttgataaacaatcctttaatcatataaattatttaagatttgCCCCTAAATATATTAGATCTACCCTTTATGATCtacgcaaaaaaaaatcctttccCGATGCCCCTCTACAAACACTGCCAACAGACAAGAGTAATACTTGAAGTATTACCCAGAAGTGCCCTCAAACAGTGTCCaaaagcttttcaaaatttatttaaatcaacatgAAACGACTGTTCTTTGagaaagttaataaaagttacACTTTACTTACTTacaaagaaaagtataaaatttcaaatacaaattttatttttatttgtaattgtaaataacaatttttttcaaactacttTTAGGAAAGCTGTATTTTctaattagttacttttacacgtaaaagtaatttgttgttGTAATGTAGTTTTACTTTGTAAAGTAAGTGTTTTGTAGATTTTATTTCGTAAGTTTactttacatataaaaaaaaaattgaatttcgatgtaaattttttacataattataaccaaaattacttttcaaagtaAACTACTATTCACGACTTACCTATAAAAGTCAGTTACATTtgcaagtaaaaataaaaatgaaaattatttttatttgtaaaagtaaacTACTATTTCAATTACaagttattcatttaaaaaactaaacttaaatgatatgtaatttatgtaaaaataaaaaaggattacatttaaatataagtatattgtACATTTTAATATGAGTTACATAAAGTACTTTACGTTTAAAAGGAATTcgtatttttacatatatatatatatatatatatatatatatatatatatatatatatatatatatatatatatatatatatatatataatatatatatatatatatatatatatatatatatatacatataaacataaacatatatatatatatatatatatacatatatatatatatatatatatacatatatatctatatatatatatatatatatatatatatatatatatatatatatatatatatatatatatatatatatatatgtatatatatatatatatatatatgtatatatatatatatatatatatatatatatatatatatatatatatatatatatatatatatatatatatatatatatacaaccacTTATGAACTTGACTTGGGAATACAAATTACCATGAATCTTGTAGTAGAAACCCAATCCTCAtgtaaatcaaatcaaaatcatTACCTCAtgtaaatcaaatcaaaatctaGGTATTATAAAACACACTTTCTATCTCGCGATGCTTCCTTATGGAACCAACTTTACTCCACCTAAATCCGACCTTTACTTGAGTTCGTAGTTATAACTTGGAACCCTAATTTGGTGAAGGATGAATAAAGTATTGAGCTGATACAGCGCAGGGCCAAGAAGAtaccaaacaaacaaaaaaggttGGGCTACAAGTTCAACTTGGCCTAACTTCTCTAGTCGACTGTTGTAAACGAGGTGAACTCAttcaaaatataagaataataataacattgatATAGTCAACTAGCACTTTCCTTTTATCATATTTTCACCAAGGCCAAATCACAAGTGACTTCACCCTAAAAAATATAGCAACAATTTagcttatttttacatttttaaaaaccgtaTTGTCAATGCATTAAACATCTTACCAAATAAAGTAACCTAGTCTCCGACTGTCAATATCTTCAAAGCAAGCCTCGATAGGCTCCAATGTTACTACAGATTGTAGCTTTTCTTAATGGGAGTTGCACTATGAGCTTCACAAAAACTTACTAAAATCTGATAATCTTCAAttgttttttgtcaattttttttacttttgttgtaacaaaaacaatttatacagTTATACAActgctatatttatatatactagcagtatatataaatatagcaactcgtaatacgggtttttactaaataaattattaataactatttcatttttatttgttttctctaatgaaatataaatgtgataatacttttttagttgtgcttacttttatttttcttggcttcttagttaaacaaaattgtaaGCTTCATTAAAGATACAGTTAACCATTTATTCCACAACGTTCGAACATTAAATGCGCATATCACAAAATCGTTTTGTTAAAATATGACTTGAATTACATGCATAGATCATCCAAGtcttagtaattaaaaaaaagaaaaataccatAAACAAATGTcgatttactttatattaacatatatttatttcagcattcATCCAATccaaatttatacaaatgcagAAAATATTTAGCGAAAAATGTCCGGAATATATTTTGCCTTGCGTTTGTTTTTACTTTGTgtcaaaattattagttttattcaaaactttttatcaatttttgtatAAGTCAGGTTGATAAAAAAGCTATTGCTTTTACTCGACATTTTTTAAGTAGTTGTTACGCTTtacgttaataaaaatttgagcaaaattgACAATTAGTCTAAAAGCGttgaataaaacaattgttttttttttttgagctgaAAAGGCTGTAAAAGAGATGTTAAAACCGATATAGAGCAGATATAGAACAGTTGTGTtcactttaataataaatttttttacatacatacacaaaaagtaaatttatttacaagataaatagttaaatatgtaacaaaaataattttaaaaaatctatataaaacatatttttctaaaaaacaattaacgTTGAAGGCACTTTTCCAAATGAGTTATAACAGCCGCTATCTCCAGGACCGAACTGTcaagcatagcctattgtaaagaaaaccatattaaaataattaaaaatatttattatcgaTAGGGACGAcgattaaacattaaaaaagctaCATGATTAAagctaatataaataatagataaagcTAGTAGGAAgttacatgtaaaaaataaaaaaaaataaaaagaaaaaaaagtaattaaaaaaagaacaaaatagaaagatttttaaaaactacttaattTTGTGAGCACTTTGGCTATGGTGTTgatttttgaaaccaatatctttatctttaatgaaaagCCAACTCGTTTAATCTCATTCAAAgagcaaaaatattaataacactatagataaaaaaaatgagatataaacaattGTACTATAGTAATATCAAATGCTAtattggcttttagtgaataaTTAAAAGCAGTTAGAGAAACTACctgtaatcatttttaacgatagacacgaCAATCTAAAATAGTATTTACTTCATTGTGACTTTCTTCATTGTAACTTCCTgttcatttatcaaaacaaaagcaCAATCATGCCctttgtatatgtatttgtacaaatatttaacagcctttacagacatgcaagcttcaacattaatgtGGGCTTGATATTTCTTAGATAACCAAGGATTGTAAAGTACCACCTAACCGTTATCTACATTGTTgcctttaatattgataaccAACCCATCATCACAACGTCTGTATTGTGGATAACCATTGTGAACGGCTACTGTGTTGGCATTAAATTCTTTAGGATAATTTTTGCTGCACACTCCATCTTTTATGCAGGGAGAATTAGGATTCGGTATCCCACATGGGCCGTGAATCATggaagttttaataatatcataaagttCACGATTAACAATTTGATCTGGAATTTCTGcacatattaaattattgatatcCTGTGCTGTTTCAAGTTTATCATCATTGgctaaatgaagtaaaatgtgGGCATGCGGCAAACCacgcttttgaaactcaataacctgaACATGCGTTACAAGTTGCCTAATACACCATGTTTGAATATATCATTGAGGAGGTTATTTAACTTGAGTTTAAATACTCGAGTGACCAAATCAGGTCTATCATTTGCAGTCTGACCtggatataaattttctgttatttcacgccattttgggttgcaagtaaaagtaataaaaagatctggtttaccatgctttttaataattgccatagcatcttcaaaattttcttttaaagctctaggACTTCCTCCATAAGATGATGGCAAAATAACTACTCGCCCTGGTCTAACATTACGTTCGTTCGCAATGTTGTTAACATGTTCATGTAAGGCATCATACTGCTCGCTTCTCAGTTTATCTtgattatttctgataaaagcaagacGCTGGCCTTCAATTTTTACATATGCATCTACAGCATATTGCTGAAATAGTTTCTAACCATAAAATAAAGAACAGAAAAACTGCCGAACAGAAATTCTATATTTGTAgaactgagataatgtaacatgatttctaacTAGTGTGGCATCCTCAGGGTTATGCACTAACtgattatgccaaccagcatcaccTCTTGGGAAAAAGAGAGGATAAATCATAGGATCTAAGTTGGCTGACatacttgatacaatttttaaaggataACCTCTTGGGTAAATAACAACTTCCCTGGAAGTTGGGGGAGCACCATCTTCGCCAACAAATACAAATGCAACTTCATCGTGTGAAGGTAGATTAAAGCAACGCCTATCACCCCcttcaagtaaagacatttttacaacagaaaATTGGCGACTTTCTATAGCCGTATGACaaatttcttcatcttctacttcagccatatttttaaatgcaagagcaaatggactttgttcagtaattatagtttgcaattgaaacattaaatcacgtaaacaaagatcattaccacattgttgcattctaaaatttactgctgcaagtggatcatatatatatagttgagaATGCATTGgtggaatatcttgatctgACATTAGCATTACGATCTACATAACTCCCTGTAAATAAATCCTGTAAAACTTGTGTAAATGGTGAAAGTGGAGGCAAagctaccttaccattatggcaacatagaaaatgtgtttcgTGTGGAAATTTCTTAGATATAGAATACATTCGTCCTTGCCCAGCAGATCTTCTtacattttggcgacgattaccTTCGCCTCAATatagcctatttctttcattttggcaacGATTAACATAATCTCGATcaagcctatttctttcattttgggaACGATTAACTTTATCTTAAttaagcctatttctttcattttggccaCGATTAACTTCATCTTGAttaagcctatttctttcattttgtaaatgattaatttcatctcgcttaagtctatttctttcatttcgtctATGATTATTTTCAACATGTCTTATAGCACTTACATTGTCTTGTAAATACATAACTTCATCTAGCCTATCATCCATTTCGAtgtcatcattatcattaaacatatttatcaaagcaacactaattacttctttgttttactattctaaagttaacaataaaataaaaaaacttaataaataactaaaaaaatcttattcgaaaaattataaaataaagaaaccaaataaatgtaaaataaaattaatttgccatcatcaaaagtaatacacCTGTATTACtatttcttaagtttatttaattaaagttaagaaaaacctgcaaccatattagcaaaaaaataaaaaaaagttaaaatttattttgtttctaataaaaaaaacttagaaacAAACAATTAtccttttttattagaaacagtAAAgtgtttctaataaaatatatatatatatatatgtatatatatatatatatatatatatatatatatatatatatacatacatacatatatatacatacatatatccTTGGAGTCGCGGACAGCTTCATAGTTCATGTGTTGagagaaaacattgaacaaaacgcataataaaacttataaatgcGTTATGTAGAAAATAGGTTATTAACGCGGGTTTGtaaatccccccccccctctaaCACAAAAACTATGACGCTGCTGCAACTtcaaggatatatatatatatatatatatatatatatatatatatatatatatatatatatatatatatatatatatatatatatatatatatatatatatatatatatatatatatatatatatatatatatatatatatgtgtgtgtgtgtgtgtatattgaACTATTTATAAGTGAAAACATATGAAAtccaaaattttctttataacatatatagtacattttataagtaaacctctacaatttccttggtacaacaactcgattatgattaataacaactctgttaacttgaattttctaatattctaaattttaataaattataaacaattaaacttaattaaaaatgtatgaaaatgGTTAATGctatattaaatatagaaaaacaaacatataataacacaattatatcctAACCCACAATTCATTCATGCAAGTGaaattattatacatatacTGAAAAGCcagaaacatttatttcaaagatcaaatgttttaacaattctatagataaattttatttacaacaaaatgttgtcatggcttttatcccaatcaTTATAAGCATCTGAAaacatgaaactacccataaatatcttttaacagTAGACCCCATCTAAGAATTATAGTAacttatattttcaatattaacatcTATAACACGaggctttaaatttaaaagtacaatttaaaaaaagattacaataaactaattacttaataaaattttaaaaagattttatattaccTATCATTTcaagctactaaacattatctacctAATGTCAACTTAAACATTTTAACTCGTACCATAAAAGGTCAAGACTTCTTTAAGAAAACACTTGGTTAAGAAAAGTCTGGAAACTactaaaaaactaagaaatagtgtattttacagaataCAGAATTGTAACTAATATCGCACAGTAGGTATAACTATacgcactaataataataataatattcactGCGCTATTTCAGATAAAAGTCCCTAATTTATGTTTCTGCTTGaagaaattatattaaagtattaatattaagaaaCAAAAGCAGCGAGTTctagtaatgaaactacctattaatcatttttaacaacagACACTAACATAAAGAAAAGccaaaggtaacaacattacacaaaaaattattaaaaataatgttatgtaTTTTCAGAATAGTTATATTGAAGGCTAGACTACACTTAGACCTAATGCAGTAAAACCGCTTGA is drawn from Hydra vulgaris chromosome 07, alternate assembly HydraT2T_AEP and contains these coding sequences:
- the LOC136082674 gene encoding uncharacterized protein LOC136082674, whose product is MAEVEDEEICHTAIESRQFSVVKMSLLEGGDRRCFNLPSHDEVAFVFVGEDGAPPTSREVVIYPRGYPLKIVSSMSANLDPMIYPLFFPRGDAGWHNQLVHNPEDATLQYAVDAYVKIEGQRLAFIRNNQDKLRSEQYDALHEHVNNIANERNVRPGRVVILPSSYGGSPRALKENFEDAMAIIKKHGKPDLFITFTCNPKWREITENLYPGQTANDRPDLVTRVIEFQKRGLPHAHILLHLANDDKLETAQDINNLICAEIPDQIVNRELYDIIKTSMIHGPCGIPNPNSPCIKDGVCSKNYPKEFNANTVAVHNGYPQYRRCDDGLVINIKGNNIERLHLRRSSNIKDIVDEISASNDSEHAKSYRLCLTCFGFVG